A region of the Microbacterium sp. SL75 genome:
GGACCCGATGAAACCGGCGCCACCGGTGACGAGAAGACGCATGAGGTCAGGTTAGTCGGGATCGCCGGATCTTCCTGATGACGCCGGTTTGGCCGCTTCCGCGAAAATCGACGAGACTGGCAGCATGCGTGGCATCATTCTCGCGGGCGGAACCGGGTCGCGACTGCACCCCATCACGCTCGGCGTTTCCAAGCAGCTCGTCCCCGTCTATGACAAGCCGATGATCTACTACCCGCTGTCCACTCTCATCCTGGCGGGGGTTCGCGACATCCTGGTCATCACGACGCCGTCCGACGCCGGGCAGTTCGAGCGCCTCCTGGGCGACGGTTCGGCCTTCGGCGTTTCCATCACGTACAAGCAGCAGCCTTCGCCCGACGGCCTGGCCCAGGCGTTCGTCCTCGGAGCAGACCACATAGGGTCCGATTCGGTGGCCCTCGTGCTCGGCGACAACATCTTCTACGGACAGGGCATGGGAACACGCCTCCGTCGGTACAATCACCTCGACGGCGGTGTCGTCTTCGGCTATTGGGTGGACGACCCCTCCGCGTATGGCGTCGTCGAGTTCGACTCCTCGGGGGCGGTCGTCTCGCTCGAGGAGAAGCCCGTCGCACCCAAGAGCAACTACGCCGTACCGGGGTTGTACTTCTACGACAACGCCGTCGTCGACATCGCCCGGAATCTCCGGCCGTCGCCGCGCGGCGAGCTCGAGATCACCGACGTGAATCGGGCCTATCTTGACGAGGGCAAGCTCAAGGTCGAGATTCTTCCGCGAGGCACGGCGTGGCTCGACACCGGCACCTTCGATTCGCTGAGCGAAGCGACCGAATTCATCCGCACGGTCGAAAAACGCCAGGGTCTGTCTATTGGCTGCCCGGAGGAGGTCGCCTGGCGGATGGGTTTCTTGACAGACGACGAGCTGCGGACGCGCGCAGAGAGCCTGGCCAAGAGTGGATACGGCGACTATCTGATCAAGGCATTGGCGCAGGGGCAGGTGCGACCGGGTGAATGACTCCACTGTCCCCGTCCGGTTTCCTCTCGGGGGGACACGCGGCGCGATCTTCTCCGCTCAGGCGCGCAGCGGCCGACTGACAGATGCCACTCTCTACTCGTTGTCGGCTCTCCGTGAGCACGTCGATCATTTGCTCCTCGTTGTCGGAGGCCTCGATGCGCAAGGTCGATCGGAGGCTGAGTCGCTCGCTGATCGCGTCGTGGGCGTGGGCCCGAACGTGCATGGTTTGTGGGCGTATGCCGAAGGCCTGCGCGCCTGGGGTTCCGCGGAGCGCACGTTCGACGAGATCGTCCTCACGGGGGATGGGTGGTTCGGTCCGGTGAGCCCTCTGGGCCCCGTGATCGAACGCATGGAGGCCCGCTACCTCGATATGTGGTCGATCACGGATCGCCGGGATGCCCGGCACCGCGACCGATCAGAGGGCCGCGACGGCGCCGTGCGCCTGAGCGCCTATTGGATAGCGGTCCGGCGCCGGGTCCGCGAGTCGAGCGCGTGGGGAAAATTCTGGTCTCACCTCCCGGCGCGTCCGGGCCACAGCTGGGAGGTGCGCAACGCCGAGTCCCATCTCAGCGAGGTCGTGACCCGTGCGGGCTTCCGCATCGGTGCGGCTTTCGCCAGCGATGACTACCCGGCTGAGCATCCCGACATGTTCAACGTCGACCTTCTCATTGAGGACGGCTGTCCCGCGGTCGCCCGGGAAGTCCTGGACGGGTATCCGTTGTTTTATGACCAGCACGCCATCGCTGGTCGCCGGATCTCGGCCGCCATGGCCGCGCGGGGCTATCCGGTGGGCCTGATGTGGTCCGATCTTGCACGCACGTGCCCGCCCAAACGCGTACACACCAACGGAGCCATGTTCGAGATTCTGCCCGCCACGGAGCGTGCTCCCGGGCGCGATGCGATGACAGTACTCGCGGTGGTCCACGTTCTCGACATCGAAGTCCTCACCGACGTCGTCGGACGCGTCGCGGCGATCCCCGGTCTCGCTCGTGTCATCTTCACCCTTTCAGAGGAGTCGACCCGCACGGCGGTCGAGACGGCGTGGAGCAGAACCTCTGTCTCGAGGGATGTGCCCTGTGAGGTCAGAGCCGCAACCACTCGCCGGCAGGCCGACACCGCCGTCGTGTTCGACGAGTGTCGTGACGTGGTGTTCTCCGACGACATAGACCTCGTCGTGGCGTTGCACACGGGGGTCGAAGAGCGTCTTTCGCACAACGCAGCTCGCTACTTCCGTCGGCAGCAGTACGACTGCCTTCTGGGCGGTGACGCGGGGTACGCAGCGAACATCATCGAGCTCTTCCGGCGCGAAGCCGAGCTGGGCCTGGTGTTCCCCCCGACTCCTCATATCGGGATGTCGACGCTCGGCGACGGGTGGGTGGGGCAGCGTTCGCGCGCCGAACGCGTCCTCACGAAACTCGGCGTCAATGTGCCGCTCGATTGGGCGAGCCCACACGCCCCCGTCGGGGGGATGTGGTGGGGTCGGCCGGACGCGGTGCGTCTGCTTGCCGAAGAGCGGTGGGGGACCGATTCCGCCGCCAGCGCTGTGCATTCCCGTTTGCACGCCTACGTCGCCGGTGAACGCGGCTACTACACGCGAACGGCGGCGACGAGCGAGCATGCGGGCCTGAGTCATGGCTCTCTCGAGTACATCGGCGATCATATGGCGATGACCTCATACGGCTATCCGGCGGGCTACACCTCGCTCCTTCACCGGGCGGGGCCCGTGGGGTCGGGACGGGGCGTTGATTTCGCTCGCATGTGGCTTCGATATCGGCATCCGGGCTGGTTGGGCACCATCTCGCGCGTCGGTCGACTTGCACGGCGGATGCGCCGCGTCGTGCGCAGAGCAGCCCGGTCCGAACGGAGGGAGAATTGATGCCCGGTCCAGGTCGTTTTCCCGAATCGGGCTCGCGCGCTGTCGTCTACGTCATATACGACCGTCGAGGTCGCGTCGACGACTTCGTTCTGCATGCGCTGTCAGGTCTGCGTGAACACGCCGATCGCATCATCGCGGTCGTTAACGGGGTGCTCCTCGAGGACGCCCGGGCTCGGCTTGAGGCGGTGGCAGACGACGTCCTCCAGCGCGAGAACACCGGAATGGACATCTGGGGGCAGAAAGCTGGCCTCGAGTTCCTCGGCGACGACATCGCGCGGTACGACGAAGTCATCCTCACAAACGACACATGGTTCGGGCCCGTACGCCCCTTCGCTCCGGTTTTTGCGGATATGGATGCCAGCGAAGTCGACTTCTGGGGTCTCACTGATCACCCGCGGGTCGAGCAGAACTCGTCCTGGACGGGTGAGGTCATCCCCTACCATCTTCAGTCTTTCTGGATCGCGGTCCGCCGCCGGATGTTTACCTCGGACGTCTGGCGTGATTACTGGCGGTCGCTCCCTGTACTCGAGGATTGGACGGAGGCCGTCACGCTGCACGAGGTGACGTTCACCGAGCGGTTCAGTTCTGCCGGATATACGCACCGCGTGGCCTTCGGTCACGAGCGATACGACACCGAGAACCCGTCGATCTTCAACGCGGAGCAGCTGCTCGATGACGGGTGTCCGATTGTCAAGCGCAAGCCGTTCTTCTTCTGGCCCGTAACCATGGACCACGAGGCGTCCATCGGCAAGTGGCTGATCGAGAAGGTCGAGTCCTTCGGCTACTCACGCGACCTCATCCTCCCCAACCTCGCTCGCAACTCTCCGCCGCGAGATGTGACGACCGATCTGGGCATGCTCGACATCCTCTCTGACGTCGACGTTTCGTACGATCCGTCGAATCCGCTGCGTGTGGTGCTCGTAGCACACATTTTCTATGTGGACATGACAGACGAGATCCTTGACCGTGGTGATCTCCTGCCGTGCGACTACGACCTCGTGGTGACCACTCCCGACGCCCATCGTGCTCGAGAGATCGAGGGCATCCTCCACACGCGGCGTCGCCCCGGTCGACGGACCGAGGTACGCGTGTTGCCGTCGAACGACGGACGAGATCAGAGCGCTTTCCTCATCGCCTGTCGCGACCTCATCCTGGGTGACGCGTATGACGTCATTGTGAAGGTGCACACGAAGCGGACGCCGCAGCAGGGGTACGCCGTAGGGCAGCACTTCAAGGGACAGCAGCTCGACAACCTCCTGCCGACGGCGGGCTACGCGGCGAACCTCATCGGGCTGTTCCAACGCGAGGAGGGGCTCGGACTTACCTACCCCCCGATGATCCACATCGGGCATGGCACTCTGGGGCATGCATGGTGGGGTAACCGTCCGCGTTTCGAACACGTCGCGGCGCAACTGGGTATCGCGGTGCCGGTCGACACCGTCTCCCCTCTCGCCCCCTTCGGGTCGATGTACGCCGCTCGTCCGGAGGCGCTCCGGTTGCTTGCCGAGCGGGAGTGGCGGTACGAGGAGTTCGGCGGAAAAGACGCATACAAGGACGGCGGCCTTGCCCACGTGCTGGAACGCCTCCCCTCCTACGCGGCGGCCGAGCGAGGCTTTCACACTCGCACGGTCTTGACCGCCGAGTATGCGGCTCTGAGCCACACCTCCCTCGAATTCAAAGTCGATGAGATGGCGGCGACGCTCCCCGGCTCCCTCCGTGACAAGACCCTGTTCCTGCACCGAGCTGGTTGGATCGGCACCGGGCGGGCCGTCGATTTCCTCGAGATGTACCTACGCTTCAACAAGCCGCATCAGCTGGCCCGGTGGCAGAGTGTGCGCGGTGCGGTCGCGCGCCCGCGTCGAGTCGTGAACGCCGTTCGTCGTTTTCTCGGTACCACGCGCACCTGACGCACCTGAGAGCGCCGTGAGAGAGGACTCAGGCGACGCCCGGTAGGATCGAGTTATCCCGAAAGACGATGGTCAGGCTTGGAAAAAATAGAACGATTTGCGGCCTTGGAAGAGCTCCCGTTCTCAACGGTCGACGCCAAAGGCATGAGTTTCCCCGGCCGCGGGGGGAAGCTCCGAGAGCTGTACTCTCGACGCGATCTGCTGTTCCTTCTGGTCCGCCGGGACCTGCAAGCTCGCTACCGCGACAGCTTCCTCGGTTTCCTCTGGACTGTCATCCGGCCGCTGATCCAGTTCTTGATGTATTTCATTGTGCTCGGGCAGTTCCTCCGGGCCGCCGAAGGCATTCCGAACTTCGCCATCTACCTTTTCGCGGGCCTGACGCTTTACCAGTTCTTCAACGATACGGTGGCGGGTGCCACCGGGTCCATCTTGATGAATGGGGGACTTGTCAAGAAGATCTACCTGCCGCGTGAGATCTTCCCGTTCGCCAGCGTCGGTGGCGCCGGGTTCATGTTCTTGGTGCAGTTGGCCGTCCTCGTCATCGCTGCCTTGGTCTTTCAAGCACTACCGGCACCTGCGCAGATGCTCTGGTTCTTCCCGGCGCTCGGACTCGTGCTCATCTACGGCACGGCGATCGGCCTGCTGCTCAGCGCCGTGAATGTTTACCTGCGTGACATCCAGTACCTGACCGATGTCGTCCTGATGCTTGCGATGTGGGCCTCCCCGATCGTGTATTCCTGGCGAATGGTGAGCGATGTCATCGCTCGGTTCTCCTTGCCCTCGTGGGTCCTCGAGATCTACCTCGCCAACCCGCTGACGCTCGCCATTCTTGGGTTCCACAAGGCTTTCTGGGGTGCGGGAACGCCACAGGATTACCCCCCGGGCCTCGAGTTGCGCATGCTCGTTGCAGGTGTCGTCGGACTCGTCTTCCTGTTCATCTCGCACCGGGTGTTCACCCGTCTGCAAGGCAATTTTGCGCAGGAGCTGTGATGAGCATCGCCCACGCCCCGGTCGTCGTCCGCATCGACAAGGTACGCAAACGCTTCCGCGTACGCAGAGATAACAGCCTAAAAGACCGCATCGTCCACCTCGGGCGTCAGGGAAAGACCCATCGCGAGGACTTCATCGCGGTCAGGGACGTCTCCCTCGACATCGAGGCTGGTACCACGGTCGCTCTCATGGGGGCGAATGGATCCGGTAAGAGCACGCTGCTGAAGCTCATCGGAGGGATCGTCGCCCCGACCTCCGGGTCCATCCATACCCGCGGACGAATGGCTGCCCTGCTCGAACTCGGGGCCGGTTTTCACCCCGACCTGAGCGGACGTGAGAACATCTATCTGAATGCGTCGATCCTGGGCCTGACCCGTCCGGAGATCGACGCGCGATTCGGTGAGATAGTCGAGTTCAGCGGGATCGCAGACTTCATCGACACCGCGGTGAAGTTTTACTCCTCCGGGATGTATGTGCGTCTGGCCTTCTCCGTCGCCATCCACACCAATCCCGACATTCTGCTCGTGGACGAGGTCCTCGCCGTCGGCGACGAGGCCTTCCAACGCAAGTGCATGGATCGCATCGCCCAGTTCCGCGCTAACGGTTGCACGATCATTCTCGTCAGCCATTCTGCGCAGCAGGTCGCCGAGCTCTGCGATCGTGGAATCGTTCTCCGCAAGGGCGAGGTCGTCCATGATGGCGACGTCGATGAAGCGATCGGTGTCCTGCGCGATGTCCTCGAGGGTCGTGACGAGGCGAGCGCCGCGGAGGCGGCCGAACGTGCTCCCATCCGCGTCTCCGGGGTCGAGATCGTGGATGACCGCGGCGAGAAACGCCGCAGCTTTCTGTCGGCCGAGACGATCGGCATCCGGCTCGCTCTCGAATCCGACCATCCGATTTCGCGATGGGCCGCCGGGTTCAGCGTCAACACTCCGTTGGGACACATGGTGTTCGCGTCGAACACCGATCTGCTGAACACCAGCCTCCCGACAATGGAGGGTGAGATGACGGTCGACTTCAGGGTCGACGCCCTCCACCTCGGCGCTGGCACCTACCATGTGCACGCCAACGCCGTGGCGTCGGACGAGGGAGGGGTTCATGGCATCTCCCACGGAGCGACCTTCACGGTCGAAACTCCGGAGCAGACGCTCGGGACCACTACCGCGGACGTCTCGGTCTCGTTCGGCGAGCGCTAACGGCGGAGCTCGATTGCTGTTCGCAGGAGCGTGTCGGCCCGCGCGTCGAACGAGTGATCGCGGCGTACGGAGGCGGAGATCGCTTCCAGAGACCGGTCGTCCGGGAGAACGTCGTCGAGATCGTGCTCCAAGATGCGAAGCATCTCGGGAACCGAGCGATAGGTCGCGACGGCACCGTGAAAGAGCTCGGCGATGCCGGCCACGTCGTCGCTGACTGCACGCCCTCCCGCCGCGACCACGTCGAAGAGGCGGTTCGAGACGAATCCGTGCCGCTGCATCGCTGGCCAATGATCATTCAGCACGGCCCGCGCGCCCTCGTACAGCCGGGGCAACTGGTCGTTTGGAACTCCCTCGGCCCGGATGACCGCCGAGGGGATGTACCCGCGCCAATCCGGTCCATACACATCGACGGGCAACCCCGCGCGGACGGGCTCGACCACCGACGGTCGGGCGATCCCACGGGCTGTTCCAACGAAAACGAATCGGTTTGTTCGGAGGGTCCCCTGAGG
Encoded here:
- the rfbA gene encoding glucose-1-phosphate thymidylyltransferase RfbA, which encodes MRGIILAGGTGSRLHPITLGVSKQLVPVYDKPMIYYPLSTLILAGVRDILVITTPSDAGQFERLLGDGSAFGVSITYKQQPSPDGLAQAFVLGADHIGSDSVALVLGDNIFYGQGMGTRLRRYNHLDGGVVFGYWVDDPSAYGVVEFDSSGAVVSLEEKPVAPKSNYAVPGLYFYDNAVVDIARNLRPSPRGELEITDVNRAYLDEGKLKVEILPRGTAWLDTGTFDSLSEATEFIRTVEKRQGLSIGCPEEVAWRMGFLTDDELRTRAESLAKSGYGDYLIKALAQGQVRPGE
- a CDS encoding rhamnan synthesis F family protein, giving the protein MNDSTVPVRFPLGGTRGAIFSAQARSGRLTDATLYSLSALREHVDHLLLVVGGLDAQGRSEAESLADRVVGVGPNVHGLWAYAEGLRAWGSAERTFDEIVLTGDGWFGPVSPLGPVIERMEARYLDMWSITDRRDARHRDRSEGRDGAVRLSAYWIAVRRRVRESSAWGKFWSHLPARPGHSWEVRNAESHLSEVVTRAGFRIGAAFASDDYPAEHPDMFNVDLLIEDGCPAVAREVLDGYPLFYDQHAIAGRRISAAMAARGYPVGLMWSDLARTCPPKRVHTNGAMFEILPATERAPGRDAMTVLAVVHVLDIEVLTDVVGRVAAIPGLARVIFTLSEESTRTAVETAWSRTSVSRDVPCEVRAATTRRQADTAVVFDECRDVVFSDDIDLVVALHTGVEERLSHNAARYFRRQQYDCLLGGDAGYAANIIELFRREAELGLVFPPTPHIGMSTLGDGWVGQRSRAERVLTKLGVNVPLDWASPHAPVGGMWWGRPDAVRLLAEERWGTDSAASAVHSRLHAYVAGERGYYTRTAATSEHAGLSHGSLEYIGDHMAMTSYGYPAGYTSLLHRAGPVGSGRGVDFARMWLRYRHPGWLGTISRVGRLARRMRRVVRRAARSERREN
- a CDS encoding rhamnan synthesis F family protein: MPGPGRFPESGSRAVVYVIYDRRGRVDDFVLHALSGLREHADRIIAVVNGVLLEDARARLEAVADDVLQRENTGMDIWGQKAGLEFLGDDIARYDEVILTNDTWFGPVRPFAPVFADMDASEVDFWGLTDHPRVEQNSSWTGEVIPYHLQSFWIAVRRRMFTSDVWRDYWRSLPVLEDWTEAVTLHEVTFTERFSSAGYTHRVAFGHERYDTENPSIFNAEQLLDDGCPIVKRKPFFFWPVTMDHEASIGKWLIEKVESFGYSRDLILPNLARNSPPRDVTTDLGMLDILSDVDVSYDPSNPLRVVLVAHIFYVDMTDEILDRGDLLPCDYDLVVTTPDAHRAREIEGILHTRRRPGRRTEVRVLPSNDGRDQSAFLIACRDLILGDAYDVIVKVHTKRTPQQGYAVGQHFKGQQLDNLLPTAGYAANLIGLFQREEGLGLTYPPMIHIGHGTLGHAWWGNRPRFEHVAAQLGIAVPVDTVSPLAPFGSMYAARPEALRLLAEREWRYEEFGGKDAYKDGGLAHVLERLPSYAAAERGFHTRTVLTAEYAALSHTSLEFKVDEMAATLPGSLRDKTLFLHRAGWIGTGRAVDFLEMYLRFNKPHQLARWQSVRGAVARPRRVVNAVRRFLGTTRT
- a CDS encoding ABC transporter permease encodes the protein MEKIERFAALEELPFSTVDAKGMSFPGRGGKLRELYSRRDLLFLLVRRDLQARYRDSFLGFLWTVIRPLIQFLMYFIVLGQFLRAAEGIPNFAIYLFAGLTLYQFFNDTVAGATGSILMNGGLVKKIYLPREIFPFASVGGAGFMFLVQLAVLVIAALVFQALPAPAQMLWFFPALGLVLIYGTAIGLLLSAVNVYLRDIQYLTDVVLMLAMWASPIVYSWRMVSDVIARFSLPSWVLEIYLANPLTLAILGFHKAFWGAGTPQDYPPGLELRMLVAGVVGLVFLFISHRVFTRLQGNFAQEL
- a CDS encoding ABC transporter ATP-binding protein, with amino-acid sequence MSIAHAPVVVRIDKVRKRFRVRRDNSLKDRIVHLGRQGKTHREDFIAVRDVSLDIEAGTTVALMGANGSGKSTLLKLIGGIVAPTSGSIHTRGRMAALLELGAGFHPDLSGRENIYLNASILGLTRPEIDARFGEIVEFSGIADFIDTAVKFYSSGMYVRLAFSVAIHTNPDILLVDEVLAVGDEAFQRKCMDRIAQFRANGCTIILVSHSAQQVAELCDRGIVLRKGEVVHDGDVDEAIGVLRDVLEGRDEASAAEAAERAPIRVSGVEIVDDRGEKRRSFLSAETIGIRLALESDHPISRWAAGFSVNTPLGHMVFASNTDLLNTSLPTMEGEMTVDFRVDALHLGAGTYHVHANAVASDEGGVHGISHGATFTVETPEQTLGTTTADVSVSFGER